Genomic segment of Hydra vulgaris chromosome 11, alternate assembly HydraT2T_AEP:
GTTTAGCATCCCACTCTGCTCCAAAATGTTTTAACTGTACACATTTTTCACTGTTTGGTTTTATGTACTCGGCTTTAGTTTCAAATCCATCAATGACTGTGCTAGACCAAATTTGTGCAGGAACTTCACCTGCTTTGCCAAAGTTTGCCTTCTCCATAACTTTGTCTGTTGTTTCTCCTCTTGAATTAAGATGGCTTCCAAAATGATCAAATGGAAGTATAATTCCTGCTAGGTCATGGCTTAGCGGAGCCATTCTTCTCTCAACCCTGTTAAAGGCACTTCTTCCAGGAGCATTAGTGGCCACAAACATTGCATCAAGATCATGTTCTTTGAAATAAGTCTTGGCACaatgaattgttttttcatatcttGGATTTTCATCTGGCCCACCATCAACAGTTATAATCATGATTGGTTTGCTAACTCCATCTTCAGTAAATAAGCTGCTTTTAAATGCAGGAAGATGGTTTATTCTGTTCATGTCTTCTAAGTGACTAAGTGCTGTTGATGAATCATGTTTTGCACTTCTGATTGCTATGTATGTTGGGCCAGAGTATGTGTCTGCTTGTTTTTCCATGCAATCCTTTTTAATTTCTATGGCTGCAATTACTGAAGGAATAAGTTTGTGTTGAGAGGCAATTACAAAATCATGATCAGCTAAAGTTACCTTGTACTCAATATGCATCATCATTGGTGCTTGTTTGCTTGCAGCTGTCAATCCAATTGGCACCCTAGCTTTATCATCCTGGGAGTGAAACGTCACTTCTTTAGGACCCAAGACTGCCGCAAGTTCTTCAAGGGCACTAATGGATGATTTGGCAAATTTTGTGTCTGCATGATATTTATGCTCAGAATTTTGTGCTCTTATTAACCAGACAGGTGCAGTTTTAACATGTCTTTTTCATTCTGTGCTCAATGATCTGCTTGGAAGTAATCTTAAGTAAACTCCTGATCTCGAGAGATTGTAACCATGATTTTTCAATTCTTCAACCAAgtcaattaatgtttttacagtTCGAACCATTTCAGTTCTTCTCCTATCATCAGAAGCAGACCCTTTTATGGTAATATCtataattgcttttattaaacTGTCCTGATCACAGGCTAGCGGTCGACCTTTTGATACTGAATTTTTAATTCCAcacaacttttttctaatatctGGATCTAATGCTTCTatagctttttttctttttagtctGGTTGCTGTTTGGCGTTCAGTGGCTTTTTGACGAAGTACAAGATCTCGGTTTTTTTCTAccaaaagtttttgcttttgcCCTAGTATTTGGTCGTTTTCTTGTGACaacaatttgcaatttttttttttcagtgagaTATGcaatatctttttgtaaaataaaaatttcattttttaactgaTCTTGTTTCGGGGCTTGTTTTgttacaacttttgaaaaattggaattttTCACACTTTTTCACACTCTTCACTTGTTGTAATTGATGGGGTCCCGTCAGTCACGCCATCACAAGTGATTTTAGATTCAACCGCACGCTTTTTTGGTGTATTCGGTACTTTGTTCGGTAATTTTGTCCAGTAAGATAAAATACCAACTTTATTTCGGAGTTCAATTTGTTTTAgctcttttaactttttttcaacttctACATTTAATTCGGATAATGTTTTGCTCTTTGTTTTAATCTCAGAccagattttatttgtttcttcttGAGACTTTTGCTTTGGTTTGTTTGCAAATGCTTTCAAATATCCTTCATAAATAGAtttgtaaagtttttctttttcactagacatttttaatctataacaacatcaacaacaagAAATTAATTTTCCTTACAACCATTACGTTAAATAAGTATATAGTaaagatattattaataataacattattaatagTACAACTATTTAATAGTAgtactaaaattttatatcatagtAACTAAATAActtaacatataataaaaatgataacgtAACTAAAGTAGTTCGACAAATTCATTAGAGTGacacaaaacattaaaagtaataataacaataacattaaaaattaaagtattgtaaaactaaaacatttatagatCAGATGACGATCaagaataatatttatgttcaaagatcaaattttaaacaactattaatactaaaatttttagtatattcatacaaatattcattaaaaaataaaattagatttttaacgGTAACATAAATTGCTTTTGAATAATCGCCCATTATCTATTTTTTCCTTGTTTGTAgaatcaaaatttctttttatgtcTGCAATTACCacaagtaacttaaaaaaaagctaatttaatttttttattttcatttgttatGACTCCATTAAACAATAAACGCTAGCTTGTGAAGTCGTTGcatagcattttttttgaaaatttgtgtGTTGTATATCATTATCTCGGAGTtcgcaattttaaaaaattacgcagtgataaaaaattagatttaaaaagttatttatcatgTCACACTGTAGCAAACCACCCCCCCTCCCCCATGTGATATTTTGTGACACTTTCCAATACCCCCTCCCCCCTAAGACTGTCACATATTATTTGAACAGCCCCTTAGGCAAACGTTGGCATTcgctcaaaaatttttaaaaggaaCGCTTTACTTCAGCTATTTGTTTTCCAATGATTATGCaatcaatttataataaaaatattaataataaaaatatttataagaaaaaaacaattagttactaacattaaaaacttattttctaggACTTTAAAAGAAATCGAGCTAAAGCAtggttactttattttttacttttaaattaaataacttagtTATTGAAGAAcgtaattatgttttagcatggtttttacaTGCATTTACAAAAGACtgcaaaattttacttaaaatgaatgatttgctataacttaaaaagaaaccatactaaaatgttttatttaaaagcgtgcctttttttttaaattttcttattgtcATTTAAGCAATCTTTATTTGCATACTGTTACGAAGGTAACAACCGATCAAGTGTAAAATAACAATCAATAGTTGAACAAAACATTGAAGTGTGAAGCGTCTAACAGTCGAATTTGATTAAGAACTATTGGACCAAAATGTGTCTGATCAAtcatatatgatataaataaagaagaggAAGACAAAATAAGGTTGTTTGTTTGTAGAGTCGTTAGATGTTTAGACGAAGATATAGCAGAATAAGAGATATCAAGAAGAATTGTGTAGAATATTAAGTATAATGAACATTAGATACATGTAAAATAGTATCTGTTATATTAGTTGAAGAATTTTTAGTAATACAGAGTAAATTGTTATTAACTAATAGCAAAGAATTAAGgtaatcaaaaacaattttttaaatatatatatattttttcaaaagcatccaacgtaaacttattgctgtcattttattattgattacaaAAATAGCGCAAAAAATTTGTggaaattaaaatcattttaaaagcatttcatcATGAcgaaaaaatttgctttgtgtgattttctttgttttgaGGAAAATGCCctttaattatcattaatttgtgtgcactttgcaaatgcatgaaatattgtattgaaataataaaaatagtataaattcaATAAGCATGTTTGATATGTCTAATAActcattaactaaaataaaagttatttgaaaataaatctcccttttgatttttatataagattatttgaacaaaaagattatttgaaaataaaactcccTTATTTGATATGTGTATCGCTTAAACTAGATgtttgtcaataaataaagatacaaatatcaatgtttatttaaaaaaaatgatttgttgcACCCTGAGGATATAGAGATAGAGTAGTTCAAAAAAACCCTTTTTAGCTGCGAAACAAATGAAAGGTTGATTGGCATTTGCACGTAAGTATAAAAATGCCAACATCATATTGGATAAAAATTTTGTGGTCAGATGAGTCACATTCTTGTCTCATGAGGTGGAGTCCAAAAAGTGTGGCGAAAAAAAAGGAGAAGCTTATAAAGTAAGTTGTTAGCAATATAGTGTAAAACATGGAGAAGGAAATGTGATGGTTTTGGGtaaattttgagaaaattgACATTTATTGATTATAAAATGGATGTTATAATGTATTGTGAAATTCTGGTAtactttgacaaaaataaatcaatgttTTGGAATGGCCATTTCAAAATCCATAGTTGAATCCTATAGAAAATTTGTGGTATATTTTGGACATAGGGGACCCACAAGGGGAGGGGCAGTTGGTACTCTAGCACTAGGGCCCAGAAGTAAAGGGGACCTGGCGGTTAAATCAATACACACTTAATATGTTTATCAATACACACATGCACATACAATAGCTTAACATTTGTATTTATTCTCCAACTATGATTTTTCGAACGTTGTGTAAACCATTTCCTGCGTTTTCCCCACAGTTTTTACTTAGTTATTGAACTGTTAAAAATAGTTTGGTCAGTAATCTTGATTTTGATTGCCAAGagccataaaaataaatacactgtcaatataatttttttgtttgaaataacattgaaaattatgttatgataaataataaaaatgttttgataaagaaaaattgacaaataaaaaaactatctTGTTTGGTTGAGtgtaataaaatcaagtttatgattttgattttaaagtgtttaattaatgttttaaaagcattgataACATTTCATGATAAAAGTGAAGTTAGGCAATTCAATCTTTAAGtgaataaatctttaaaaccttTCAGTCTCATTAAGTTGAAAAatcacttttgaaaaattgataatttgggttttaactttaaaacatttaaaaatctttacttttttaaaacaaaattctctatataaatacaaaagtaatttagattttgaaagtaaaaggtttcttaaataacaaactttatatgctttttatagttttctccatctttttttttatatttgctaaagaaaaatattttttctttttttgtatgcaTAACCATTAAAGTAAAGAGGGAGGGGGGTCTGCAGAAAGCTCCAGCATGGGACCCCATTTTAGGATGTGGGGGCCATGATTCTGAACAGAAAAATTGGCAGCCAAGCATTTAGACACAAAGACTACTTGAAAGAAGCTATAATAAGCGGATAGGATAATATAACAACAGAAGAGACCAAAATTTGGTCAACTCAATGCCAAATTGTTTAGCTGAGGCCATCAAGGCCAAAGCAGGTCTCACTTGATACTAATTTCatcaaatttaatcaatttgacattatttttgaactgtacaatttttttttttttgcagttatttttatgtatcattAGATCATAGATTATGCATCATTAGATCATAGATTCTGCGAAATTCAACAGGTTTGAAAAGCAATTGGTTCAccaatacacaaataaattcttaaaacaatactttaaaaggtatctaaaaaaataaaatttcaaatattttaatggacaattcatttttttgatgcaatctttataattatgatttttttaagtacacatttttttttttttcatatcaatATCGTTTGtgatatatatttagttaatatgtTATTAGTATCAAGTACAGCATAGAATTAAAtagacttttaaaataagtaccAAACCAccttgtatatttattatttgaactctacctaatttaaaacatttttaatataaatatactttaataatagtataatttatatttgtatttttaactcATTCAAAAATGGTTATagtatgtataaaataataaatatagtttttgataataatgatgatatcaaaaatttaatcaatacACATATATACTAATTTCAAGGTCGAAGACATCCCTCTGCTGGTGGTGGCCGTTCGAGCAGAGGTGCTGGTGCTGATTTATTTTCTCGTGATCCATTTTCAACCAGAAGTAACTTAGGTGGATTTGGTGGGTTTGGTGGGTTTAgtaatgatgatttttttagcagtggaaggtaaataattttctgtaaatttgtttttaacatttaaaaaatattactaactCATGTTATGTATATgttatgtataatattttacaataactttttattaggaaacatatttactatatatttactAAACCTGCTCTAGCTTTCAAACTTCTCATTGTTGTAAGGTTGTATATCTTTCTCTTTTTTGCAAATGGTTTGCTGCTCATTTGCTTTTTTGCAAATGGTTTGCATTTGAGCTGTTATTTATAGCTTTTAAAGTCTTAAATTAACTGTTTCATTGGTtagttaactatttttttgactatgtttttattttcgaatAACTCACAACTTAAATATTAGTTGCTTGCAGGCACTTGTTGTAAgtgaatttgtttgaaaaaataccATATCACACTTACACGTAGATATTACGCATTTTTgtggaaattttgtttttttaaatataattataaaaccgGTATTTTTAATAGCACACTCTGAAGTGTGAATAATTAAATAGcagttttttaagtataaagCAAACcattttatagttgttttttttttaagttcttataATTGAGTAACAACAGTTTGTAGATAACATACCGTGGTCACACGCATCTGGATAATTTTAAAcgtatttgcattttttttaaatcatacaaAATAGTATTGTATGGTAGTATTATTTGTTCAAAtagttgataaaattaaaattgttttcattattatctttttactcaataagaatgttaaaaaatttctagGAAAAAAGCCGGGAAATCTCCTAAACAGTTGAAAAAATTTGGCTACCACCCTGAAGGGCCTcttagcatcaaaaaatatttcacaaataATTCTAGTCTACAtctattcaaaatataattatgaaacgaacataaaagttttatttaagaaacaTATTACAATagagattatttttaattttgtagccttaatttactttgtaatttAAGGCTAAATCTGCCTCTGGCCAAGCTGgatggtttttaataaatagtaacagattatgaataaaatttaaaaattgtgaaaagtacctatgataaataaaataacttgaaaaatcaagtgtcaatttgtaataaattgtaattGCAATGCACATTGTGCATTTGCAATTACAATTGATGTTATTTCAACTAcatatatcaatttttagttGCACTTTCGTGCTCTCAATTCAAAAAGATCAAAGTTATACTAGTTTATGTGTTATAAGTTACTCTAGTTATGCTGTACAAAGTTATAGTAGTTTTGCTACTAAGTATACAAAGTTATACTAGTTATGCTgactaattaagtttttaacatgactcttattttattcttaaatatcttttaataatgaATGCTCTATTTTTTCATGGTATACttagatatttttttgtgaagtttttgaaaatcactTGATAAGACTTCTTTATGAGTAAGATCCTTAATgtattttgaatacttttaagGATAGATTTGCTGAAAGAGTTATCatgtttatcaattattttttatcggTTCAAcgcaatcaaattttaaaactttattcgtTCGTTAATCCAAAAACTACTTTAGCAGATTTTTGGAATATGTTGAGCgtttaaggtaaaaataatgacaaatttGATCACGATCAACCGATTAGTGCTATGAATTTAGACATTAAATGATatctttgataatattttacaaaagttaCATAACCTTACATGATACGATGGTACtgcattacaaaattttacataaaatgttgatatatcatataaatatttatgataatatatatgattatgtTTTACCTACATTACATAAATTCAGAGGTTGAACCTTCAGCAGCTCTAAATAAATCGGCACTGAATTATTTGTCTTTCTTTAtcgattttttctttttttgtttagttcGTTTTCAAGTTCTTCATTTGGTAGCGGaggttacttatttttatttcttttttatttcttattatatatatatacaaataaatttttcattttatttttttttaattcaaaagtatttttgcatcgattgttttcaaaacattttgccACATAATTTTATGCGCGACaagttataaatgtatataaatttactttaggtgcTTCGTTTAAATCTACTTCAACTTCAACTAAAATAGTAAATGGTCGATCTGTcacaactaaaaaaactatcGAAAATGGTAAAGAGACGGTAGAAGTATATGAAAACAATAAGcttgttaaaaaaacagttgaTGGAGTACCACAACTAACAAGCGGTGGTCAAGATGATCGCAAAATGCTTGACGGACcgcataaaaagaaaaaatgaatttgttaaattttttgtaaatatataagaataaatatatgcatatgtgtgtgtgtgtatatatatatatatatatatatatatatatatatatatatatatatatatatatatatatatatatatatatatatatatatatatatatatatatatatatatatatatatatatatatatatatacatatatacatatatatatatatacatatatatatatacatatatatatatatacatatatatatatatacatatatatatatatacatatatatatatatacatatatatatatatacatatatatatatatacatatatatatatatatatatatatatatatatatatatatatatatatatatatatatatatatatatatatatatatatataaaagcgaTGCTGTAAATATATATCCTaagtttctaaataaaaattgaaattttgattttcaataaaaaaattttaatctttacaATATTTGACATCAAAAGCATGATAAC
This window contains:
- the LOC100210733 gene encoding dnaJ homolog subfamily B member 6 isoform X2, with translation MLFRDKDLKMPDDYYSILGVGKSATDNDIKKAYRKLALKWHPDKNPDKKTEAEEMFKKISEAYEVLSDKEKRNVYDVYGKDGLKAGGGGHYHEPSFNGFSGASFSFRHAEDIFREFFEHDPFGDDILADFFGRRHPSAGGGRSSRGAGADLFSRDPFSTRSNLGGFGGFGGFSNDDFFSSGSSFSSSSFGSGGASFKSTSTSTKIVNGRSVTTKKTIENGKETVEVYENNKLVKKTVDGVPQLTSGGQDDRKMLDGPHKKKK